In the genome of Desulfuromonas sp. DDH964, one region contains:
- the nuoF gene encoding NADH-quinone oxidoreductase subunit NuoF — protein sequence MAETAEMIEVLICTGTGGIASGSLVVADAFQAEFDKHGVEAKIGKRCSIKKTGCRGLCANDVLVDIVMPGQAAVTYDFVTAELVPQIVEEHILGNEAVAKKVAGAYYEKFLEKQQRIIFSRCGTIDAESIDEFIAHKGFTGIKKAVTMTQDQVIEEVKKSGLRGRGGGGFPTGVKWSFCKATPGTEKYLICNADEGDPGAFMDRSVLEGDPYGLIEGMMIGAYAIGCTFGYVYCRAEYPLAIKRLQKAIDTCYEKGILGKNCMGLGFDFDMRIKAGAGAFVCGEETALMASIEGQRGMSRPRPPFPAVRGLWGKPTNINNVETFANVAYIFYNGADWYASIGTEGTKGTKIFALTGKVKHTGLVEVPAGTTMREVIYDVCGGILNNRKFKAVQAGGPSGGCLPGEAIDAQVDYDSLIKAGAMMGSGGLVVMDETTCMVDIARFFLNFTRVESCGKCIPCRIGLKIMLEILERITEGKGQEGDIELLQDMAYDIKKSSLCGLGQTAPNPVLSTIRYFRNEYEAHIKEKECPSHSCKPLLHFEVIESACKKCGLCYKICPVDAIRWEKGGIATIDKEKCTQCTSCYDACRFMAIE from the coding sequence ATGGCGGAAACAGCGGAAATGATCGAGGTTCTCATCTGCACCGGTACCGGCGGCATCGCCTCGGGCTCGCTGGTCGTGGCGGACGCCTTCCAGGCCGAGTTCGATAAACACGGCGTCGAAGCGAAAATCGGCAAGCGCTGTTCAATCAAGAAGACCGGCTGCCGCGGCCTCTGCGCCAACGACGTGCTGGTCGATATCGTGATGCCGGGACAGGCGGCTGTTACCTACGACTTCGTCACCGCCGAACTGGTGCCGCAGATCGTCGAGGAACATATTCTCGGCAACGAGGCGGTCGCCAAGAAGGTCGCCGGCGCCTATTATGAGAAGTTTCTGGAAAAACAGCAGCGCATCATCTTCTCCCGCTGCGGCACCATCGACGCGGAGAGCATCGACGAGTTCATCGCCCACAAGGGGTTCACCGGGATCAAGAAAGCGGTGACCATGACCCAGGATCAGGTCATCGAGGAAGTGAAGAAGTCGGGCCTGCGCGGACGTGGGGGCGGGGGCTTCCCGACCGGCGTCAAGTGGTCCTTCTGCAAGGCGACCCCGGGGACCGAGAAGTACCTGATCTGCAACGCCGACGAAGGGGACCCGGGTGCCTTCATGGACCGTTCGGTCCTCGAAGGCGACCCCTACGGCCTGATCGAGGGGATGATGATCGGCGCCTACGCCATCGGCTGTACCTTCGGTTACGTCTACTGCCGTGCCGAGTATCCGCTCGCCATCAAGCGCCTGCAGAAGGCGATCGATACCTGTTACGAAAAGGGGATCCTCGGCAAGAATTGCATGGGGCTCGGTTTCGACTTCGACATGCGCATCAAGGCCGGCGCCGGCGCCTTCGTCTGCGGCGAGGAGACCGCCCTGATGGCTTCCATCGAGGGGCAGCGCGGCATGTCCCGCCCCCGTCCCCCCTTCCCGGCGGTGCGCGGCCTCTGGGGCAAGCCGACCAACATCAATAACGTCGAAACCTTCGCCAACGTCGCCTATATCTTCTACAACGGCGCCGACTGGTACGCTTCGATTGGTACCGAGGGGACCAAGGGGACCAAGATTTTCGCCCTCACCGGCAAGGTCAAGCATACCGGCCTGGTCGAGGTTCCCGCCGGCACCACCATGCGCGAAGTCATTTACGACGTCTGCGGCGGCATCCTCAACAACCGCAAGTTCAAGGCGGTGCAGGCCGGTGGCCCCTCCGGTGGTTGTCTGCCGGGCGAGGCGATCGACGCCCAGGTCGACTACGACTCGCTGATCAAGGCCGGCGCGATGATGGGCTCCGGTGGCCTGGTCGTCATGGACGAGACGACCTGCATGGTCGACATCGCCCGCTTCTTCCTCAACTTCACCCGCGTCGAGTCCTGCGGCAAGTGTATCCCCTGCCGCATCGGCCTCAAGATCATGCTCGAGATCCTCGAGCGGATCACCGAGGGAAAAGGCCAGGAGGGGGACATCGAGCTGCTGCAGGATATGGCCTACGACATCAAGAAGAGCTCCCTCTGCGGTCTCGGTCAGACGGCGCCGAACCCGGTTCTGTCGACGATCCGCTACTTCCGCAACGAGTACGAGGCGCACATCAAGGAGAAAGAGTGCCCCTCCCACTCCTGCAAGCCATTGCTCCATTTCGAGGTTATCGAGAGCGCCTGCAAGAAGTGCGGTCTCTGCTACAAGATCTGCCCGGTCGATGCGATCCGCTGGGAAAAGGGCGGCATCGCCACCATCGACAAAGAGAAATGCACCCAGTGCACCTCCTGCTACGACGCCTGTCGTTTCATGGCCATTGAATAG
- the nuoK gene encoding NADH-quinone oxidoreductase subunit NuoK — translation MEPTVHHYLVLSAILFSLGTVGVLTKKNAIVVFMCIELMLNAVNLSFIALSHFLGSMDGQVFVFFVMTVAAAEAAVGLALMIAFFRNRESIDVEEFNLLKW, via the coding sequence ATGGAACCAACCGTCCACCATTATCTCGTACTCAGCGCAATCCTCTTTTCCCTGGGGACCGTCGGCGTGCTCACCAAGAAGAATGCCATTGTCGTCTTCATGTGTATCGAGCTGATGCTCAACGCCGTCAATCTCTCGTTCATCGCCCTGTCGCATTTCCTCGGCAGCATGGACGGGCAGGTCTTCGTCTTCTTCGTCATGACGGTGGCCGCGGCGGAAGCGGCGGTCGGCCTGGCGCTGATGATTGCTTTCTTCCGCAACCGCGAGTCGATCGACGTCGAAGAATTTAACCTGCTGAAATGGTGA
- a CDS encoding NADH-quinone oxidoreductase subunit J family protein, with amino-acid sequence MEILFFYLVALVAVISGLLVVTCKNPVNSAISLVMTFVCLATFYVMLHAPFMAAIQIMVYAGAIIVLIIFVIMLLNIGTTSQRQTSHSKGFAAGAGVLMVIQFLYMLNHSDATGMPGEITKEVVARVGHTELIGKALFTDFLLPFEITSILLLVAIVGAVVLAKRNV; translated from the coding sequence ATGGAAATTCTGTTCTTTTACCTGGTCGCCCTGGTTGCGGTCATCTCGGGCCTGCTGGTCGTCACCTGCAAGAACCCGGTCAACAGCGCGATCTCGCTGGTCATGACCTTTGTCTGCCTGGCGACCTTCTATGTGATGCTGCATGCGCCCTTCATGGCTGCGATCCAGATCATGGTCTATGCCGGCGCGATTATCGTCCTGATCATCTTCGTCATCATGCTGCTCAACATCGGCACGACGTCGCAGCGACAGACCAGTCACAGCAAGGGGTTTGCCGCCGGGGCCGGCGTTCTGATGGTGATCCAGTTCCTCTACATGCTCAACCACAGCGACGCCACCGGAATGCCCGGGGAGATCACCAAGGAGGTCGTGGCACGGGTCGGGCACACGGAGTTGATCGGCAAGGCGCTCTTCACCGATTTCCTCCTCCCCTTTGAAATCACCTCGATCCTGCTCCTGGTTGCCATCGTCGGCGCCGTGGTGCTGGCCAAGAGGAACGTCTAG
- a CDS encoding tetratricopeptide repeat protein, with amino-acid sequence MDCPKCQSPVSARARYCDQCGANLVEDVGFLHQKAIDCYHRGLIDEAVQLWDQALQRAPEFSKGYYYKGLALYDRGDLSQAVAALTRALQGEPEPFRVYFKLGMAQYGLGDLAGSIASYRRALEINPGSAETHYRLGLTCLRNSSLDEARSALEQAVAINGRYTRALYTLGLVLEQQGEYDQAVEQFRKVVTISPGYTSAIFELGMALYRKGEMGEAADQFRAAATSSPRFAPACFMLGETLRRAGDFGGAIDAYRDSLRLNPRDPEAYVHIAECNLQLDLLGAALEAVDAALAINPQHRDAQYLKSHMGQMKTPHKPGF; translated from the coding sequence ATGGATTGCCCCAAGTGTCAATCCCCGGTATCCGCCCGGGCCAGGTACTGTGATCAGTGCGGTGCCAATCTCGTCGAGGATGTCGGGTTCCTTCACCAGAAGGCGATCGACTGTTACCACCGCGGTCTGATTGACGAAGCAGTGCAGCTCTGGGACCAGGCCCTGCAACGGGCCCCGGAGTTCAGCAAGGGATATTACTACAAGGGGCTGGCCCTCTACGATCGCGGCGATCTGTCGCAGGCCGTAGCGGCTCTCACCCGGGCGTTGCAGGGCGAGCCGGAACCCTTCCGGGTCTACTTCAAGCTGGGGATGGCCCAATACGGCCTGGGGGATCTGGCCGGCAGCATCGCAAGCTACCGCCGGGCCCTGGAGATCAACCCCGGCAGCGCCGAAACCCATTACCGGCTCGGCCTCACCTGCCTGCGCAACTCCAGTCTCGATGAGGCCCGCAGCGCCCTCGAGCAGGCAGTCGCCATCAACGGCAGGTACACACGGGCGCTCTACACCCTCGGGCTGGTACTGGAGCAGCAGGGCGAATACGACCAGGCCGTCGAGCAGTTTCGCAAGGTGGTAACGATCAGCCCCGGCTATACTTCGGCCATTTTCGAGCTCGGCATGGCCCTTTACCGCAAGGGCGAGATGGGGGAGGCGGCCGACCAGTTCCGCGCCGCCGCAACGAGCAGTCCGCGCTTTGCCCCGGCCTGCTTCATGCTCGGCGAGACCTTGCGCCGGGCGGGTGATTTCGGCGGGGCGATCGACGCCTACCGGGATTCGCTCCGGCTCAACCCCAGGGACCCGGAGGCCTACGTCCATATTGCCGAATGCAACCTGCAGCTCGACCTGCTCGGTGCCGCCCTGGAGGCGGTCGACGCCGCCCTGGCGATCAACCCGCAGCATCGGGACGCCCAGTACCTCAAGTCCCACATGGGGCAGATGAAAACACCGCATAAACCCGGATTTTGA
- a CDS encoding NuoI/complex I 23 kDa subunit family protein, with protein MIKEFIKGLSITFQHMLPGHSTTVQYPKQKLQVSDRFRGLHRLVPTHDREKCVACYLCPTVCPAKCITVESAENEKGEKYPRIYQIDLLRCIFCGYCVEACPVEAIEMTGNYELANYQRDDFTFTKERLLK; from the coding sequence ATGATCAAGGAATTCATCAAAGGTCTGAGCATTACCTTCCAGCACATGCTCCCGGGGCATTCGACCACGGTGCAGTATCCGAAGCAGAAACTGCAGGTCTCCGACCGCTTCCGCGGGCTGCACCGCCTGGTGCCGACCCATGATCGGGAGAAATGCGTCGCCTGCTACCTCTGCCCGACGGTCTGCCCGGCCAAGTGCATCACCGTCGAATCGGCCGAAAACGAAAAGGGCGAGAAGTACCCGCGCATCTACCAGATCGACCTGCTGCGCTGCATCTTCTGCGGCTACTGCGTCGAGGCCTGCCCGGTCGAGGCGATCGAGATGACCGGCAACTACGAGCTGGCCAACTACCAGCGGGACGACTTTACCTTTACCAAAGAGCGCCTTCTCAAGTAA
- the nuoG gene encoding NADH-quinone oxidoreductase subunit NuoG, with amino-acid sequence MVNLTIDGKKITVKKNATIYEAAQEAGIHIPVLCYAKKLLPYGACRVCLVEVEQMKGRLIPSCTTPVTEGMVVTTTSDEIQKVRKTVLEFLLVNHVVDCPVCDKGGECDLQDLTYEFEVVKNRFEGVKFDLPKDEVNPLIERNMNRCVLCGKCVRVCDEIVAYGSYSFINRGFETKIATAFDRGLNCEFCGQCVSMCPVGAILPRPFKFKARPWQLKEVDSVCGYCGNGCTVTLGVKDNKVETIRFNDKTGVNDGNLCIRGRFGYSYVNSEERLQKPLLRKDGALVEVSWNEALEAVVAGFNGAKNAGGVGILSGARLTNEEFHLLKKLAGTLGSTNLDHSGGECYKGLTEGLQETLGLTASTGTFPQVEECDVILSIRSDFYETHPVFGMVINQAVKRNEAQLIVVADKKGKFGTLPHAATLLAKPGLEVNILNAMAAVLIEEGLAVTEGVENLDALKASLAEYAVDKVAAESGVAAEALRKAARQLAAAKKSAILLAYGLPYSANSKELGIAAANLSILSGNAGREGSGLYLCGEKANSQGAIDLQVLPGQGGLGAQAMLAAAGEGKLGALYVIGEDPLTSYPDRAKVEAALAKAKFVVVQDLFLSPTAEQADVVLPAVSFAEKDGTFTNAERRIQRVRPGVTRPGEARSDAEIFTALGALFGSTLSYTGPAAIFADLAQAVPGYAGIDFTAIGAQGVVWGGEQLAPTRKKVVPVAGGKPVTSAFQLVTGSALYHSGTMSTRAKGPLAVIPEPYLELGREDAAALKVAEGDLLKLKGNGVELQLKAKIGNRLPKGVVFAPYHFASAGINRLYRGEAAVSVEVSK; translated from the coding sequence ATGGTAAATCTGACGATTGACGGCAAAAAAATCACGGTCAAGAAGAACGCGACCATCTACGAGGCTGCCCAGGAAGCCGGTATCCATATCCCGGTCCTTTGTTATGCCAAGAAGCTGCTCCCCTACGGAGCCTGCCGGGTTTGCCTGGTGGAAGTCGAGCAGATGAAGGGGCGCCTGATCCCCTCCTGCACCACCCCGGTGACCGAGGGGATGGTGGTGACGACGACCTCGGACGAGATCCAGAAGGTGCGCAAGACCGTCCTCGAATTCCTGCTGGTCAACCATGTCGTTGACTGCCCGGTCTGCGACAAGGGGGGGGAGTGCGACCTGCAGGACCTGACCTACGAGTTCGAGGTGGTCAAGAACCGCTTCGAAGGGGTCAAGTTCGACCTCCCCAAGGACGAAGTCAATCCGCTCATCGAGCGCAACATGAACCGCTGCGTTCTCTGCGGCAAGTGTGTCCGGGTCTGTGACGAGATCGTCGCCTACGGCTCCTACTCCTTCATCAACCGCGGCTTCGAGACCAAGATTGCCACCGCCTTCGATCGCGGCCTCAATTGCGAATTCTGCGGCCAGTGCGTTTCGATGTGCCCGGTCGGAGCGATCCTGCCACGCCCCTTCAAGTTCAAGGCGCGCCCGTGGCAGCTCAAGGAGGTCGACTCGGTCTGTGGCTATTGCGGCAACGGCTGCACCGTCACCCTCGGAGTGAAGGACAACAAGGTCGAGACCATCCGCTTCAATGACAAGACCGGGGTCAACGATGGCAACCTCTGCATTCGCGGCCGTTTTGGTTATTCCTACGTCAACAGTGAAGAGCGCCTGCAGAAACCGTTGCTGCGCAAGGATGGTGCCCTGGTCGAGGTCAGCTGGAACGAGGCCCTCGAAGCGGTGGTGGCCGGTTTCAACGGCGCCAAAAATGCCGGTGGGGTCGGCATTCTCTCCGGCGCACGCCTGACCAACGAGGAGTTCCATCTCCTGAAAAAACTGGCCGGGACCCTTGGCAGCACCAACCTCGACCACTCCGGCGGCGAATGCTACAAGGGGCTGACCGAGGGGTTGCAGGAGACCCTGGGGCTGACTGCCTCTACCGGGACCTTTCCGCAGGTCGAAGAGTGTGATGTCATTCTTTCGATCCGTTCCGATTTTTACGAGACCCACCCGGTCTTCGGCATGGTCATCAACCAGGCGGTCAAGCGCAACGAGGCCCAGTTGATTGTGGTCGCCGACAAAAAAGGGAAGTTCGGTACTCTGCCCCACGCCGCGACTCTGCTCGCCAAGCCCGGCCTTGAGGTCAACATCCTCAATGCCATGGCTGCCGTCCTCATCGAGGAAGGCCTGGCGGTGACCGAGGGGGTCGAAAACCTCGACGCCCTCAAGGCCAGCCTTGCCGAATATGCGGTCGACAAGGTCGCCGCCGAGAGCGGGGTGGCCGCCGAAGCGCTGCGCAAGGCGGCCCGCCAGCTCGCGGCTGCGAAAAAGAGTGCGATTCTCCTCGCCTATGGCCTCCCCTACAGCGCCAACAGCAAGGAACTCGGGATCGCCGCGGCCAACCTTTCCATCCTCTCCGGCAATGCCGGGCGGGAAGGGAGCGGTCTCTATCTCTGTGGCGAGAAAGCCAACAGCCAGGGCGCCATCGATCTTCAGGTGCTGCCGGGCCAGGGTGGACTTGGTGCGCAGGCGATGCTCGCCGCCGCCGGGGAAGGGAAGCTCGGTGCCCTTTACGTGATCGGCGAAGACCCGCTGACCTCCTACCCGGACCGGGCCAAGGTCGAGGCGGCGCTGGCGAAGGCGAAGTTCGTCGTCGTTCAGGACCTCTTTCTTTCGCCGACGGCAGAGCAGGCCGATGTCGTGCTTCCCGCGGTCTCCTTCGCCGAGAAGGACGGGACCTTTACCAACGCCGAGCGGCGCATCCAGCGGGTCCGCCCCGGGGTGACCCGGCCCGGCGAAGCCAGGAGCGATGCCGAGATCTTCACCGCTCTGGGCGCACTGTTCGGCAGTACCCTGAGTTACACCGGCCCGGCGGCGATCTTTGCCGACCTGGCGCAGGCCGTTCCCGGGTACGCCGGGATCGACTTCACCGCCATCGGCGCCCAGGGTGTTGTCTGGGGCGGCGAGCAGCTGGCGCCGACCCGCAAGAAGGTGGTGCCGGTGGCTGGCGGCAAGCCCGTGACCAGCGCCTTTCAGCTGGTGACCGGCAGTGCCCTTTACCACAGTGGCACCATGTCGACCCGGGCCAAGGGCCCGCTGGCCGTCATCCCCGAACCCTACCTCGAGCTCGGTCGCGAAGACGCCGCTGCACTCAAGGTCGCCGAGGGGGATCTGCTCAAGCTCAAGGGGAACGGCGTCGAGCTGCAGCTCAAGGCCAAGATCGGCAACCGTCTCCCCAAGGGAGTGGTCTTTGCCCCCTATCACTTCGCCAGCGCCGGCATCAACCGGCTTTACCGCGGGGAAGCTGCCGTTTCGGTGGAAGTGAGCAAGTAA
- the nuoH gene encoding NADH-quinone oxidoreductase subunit NuoH — protein sequence MNPEILSLSNSPALFVLAMLVKILVVFSVTMLMVAYATWVERKVIGHMQTRLGPMATGWHGLLQPIADGLKLFFKEDIIPSEASKVPFILAPMMILVPALITSAVIPFGPDLTIGNYVIPMQITDLNVGMLYILAMAGLGVYGIVLAGWASNSKYSLLGGIRSSAQMVSYELAAGMSIIAVFMLSETLSMRGIVEAQMQPLWGLTSVPAWMHNWYIFSQPLAFGLFVICGLAEINRTPFDLPEAETELVSGFCTEYSSMKYALFFMAEYANMIVISAIAATLFLGGWDGPFPGAINILLKIFAFMFFFIWLRATWPRVRYDQLMFLGWKVFIPLSLANIVVTGLVIVAQQ from the coding sequence ATGAACCCGGAAATCCTGAGCCTCTCTAACAGCCCCGCCCTGTTCGTCCTTGCCATGTTGGTCAAGATCCTCGTGGTCTTTTCCGTGACCATGCTGATGGTCGCCTACGCGACCTGGGTGGAGCGCAAGGTAATCGGCCACATGCAGACCCGTCTCGGCCCCATGGCTACCGGCTGGCATGGCCTGCTGCAGCCGATTGCCGACGGCCTCAAGCTCTTCTTCAAGGAAGATATCATTCCCTCGGAAGCGAGCAAGGTCCCCTTCATTCTCGCACCGATGATGATTCTGGTGCCGGCGCTGATCACCTCCGCGGTGATTCCCTTCGGCCCGGACCTGACGATCGGCAATTACGTCATTCCGATGCAGATCACCGACCTCAATGTCGGCATGCTCTACATCCTCGCCATGGCCGGTCTTGGCGTCTACGGCATCGTTCTCGCAGGCTGGGCCTCCAACAGCAAGTACTCGCTCCTTGGCGGCATCCGCTCTTCGGCACAGATGGTCTCCTACGAGCTGGCGGCCGGGATGTCGATCATCGCCGTCTTCATGCTCTCCGAGACCCTCAGCATGCGCGGCATCGTCGAAGCGCAGATGCAGCCGCTCTGGGGACTCACTTCGGTGCCGGCCTGGATGCACAACTGGTATATCTTCTCCCAGCCCCTCGCTTTCGGCCTCTTCGTCATCTGCGGCCTGGCCGAGATCAACCGCACCCCCTTCGACCTTCCGGAAGCCGAGACCGAGCTGGTCTCCGGTTTCTGTACCGAATACTCTTCGATGAAGTACGCCCTCTTCTTCATGGCCGAGTATGCCAACATGATCGTCATCTCGGCGATCGCGGCGACCCTCTTCCTCGGCGGCTGGGACGGCCCCTTCCCCGGCGCCATCAACATCCTGCTGAAGATCTTCGCATTCATGTTCTTCTTCATCTGGCTGCGGGCGACCTGGCCGCGGGTACGGTATGACCAGCTGATGTTCCTGGGGTGGAAGGTCTTCATTCCCCTTTCGCTCGCCAACATCGTGGTCACCGGCCTGGTGATCGTGGCACAGCAGTAA